The Fibrobacter sp. UWB5 genome has a window encoding:
- a CDS encoding phosphatidate cytidylyltransferase produces MSNLAQRVITAVVAIPIVFFLLWFSDYSRIGLMCFLAGVGAWEWAGMACKMYKGPDTRYLSFASSLALTLAWALSKGDYFGMPAVPYVVGMTFLLIFAIYIGLAYAKVEIDHLFPWLVMQLGAPLYVGLWGGMNVLMMGNGQGFEHCYPFILVMTSMWLCDTVAYFFGKFAAGKGPFGRHLFAPSISPKKTWEGSIAGSIATIAWVTYWAKCTSALSVFGAEINWVSAIVIGLLLTVAGQAGDLLMSALKRWSGTKDSGNLFVGHGGVLDRCDSFYLAAPALYLLMDFLQKLG; encoded by the coding sequence ATGAGTAATCTTGCGCAGCGTGTAATTACGGCGGTTGTCGCCATTCCTATCGTATTCTTTTTGCTGTGGTTCTCTGACTACAGCCGTATAGGGTTGATGTGCTTTTTGGCCGGTGTCGGTGCCTGGGAATGGGCCGGCATGGCTTGCAAAATGTATAAGGGTCCCGATACCCGTTACCTTTCGTTTGCCTCTTCTTTAGCCCTTACTTTGGCATGGGCTCTTTCGAAGGGCGATTATTTTGGAATGCCTGCCGTGCCGTATGTGGTGGGCATGACATTCCTTTTGATTTTTGCAATCTACATTGGCTTGGCATATGCCAAGGTCGAAATTGACCACTTGTTCCCGTGGCTCGTGATGCAGCTGGGTGCTCCGCTTTATGTGGGCCTCTGGGGGGGCATGAACGTGCTCATGATGGGCAACGGTCAGGGCTTTGAACATTGCTATCCGTTCATTTTGGTTATGACGTCGATGTGGCTTTGCGATACGGTGGCGTACTTCTTCGGTAAATTTGCTGCTGGCAAGGGTCCCTTCGGTCGTCACCTGTTTGCACCGAGCATTAGCCCGAAAAAGACTTGGGAAGGTTCTATCGCAGGCTCCATTGCGACTATCGCCTGGGTGACTTATTGGGCCAAGTGCACTTCTGCGCTCTCTGTTTTCGGTGCCGAAATCAACTGGGTCTCTGCTATCGTTATCGGCTTGCTCCTCACGGTGGCTGGCCAGGCAGGCGACCTCTTGATGTCTGCCCTGAAGCGCTGGAGCGGTACCAAGGATTCCGGCAACTTGTTTGTCGGCCATGGTGGAGTGCTTGACCGCTGCGATTCCTTCTACCTCGCAGCTCCCGCTCTCTACTTGCTGATGGATTTCCTCCAGAAGCTTGGCTAA
- a CDS encoding polysaccharide deacetylase family protein, protein MNYKKISIAALIAMGSSMVFAQDAEIATWAGFRKAAVSFTFDDGPQSDVGVALPMFEKYGYKATFNIVTGWVGGQGMISWDGVKQLASSGHEIASHSDSHPNGQPMPGNEIASSKQTLNSKVQQKYGCITLAYPNCDTPGDSQVLQNYVVGRICNGSWKGGSDIMGKDGPNNWAAVSALMTGNQGTSDFKGNMQKAVQQGGWVAFLTHGFTTGTNGYATYSPTDASTMEGSLQYAQQNDKDIWVAPMGHVAMYIKERKAAKVDVSNSGSSTTVKLTHNIKDNISNYDYPLTLKVKTSLSKAEVTQAGAKLESKIDGGYVYFDAVPNAGDIVIAGEGAGPSPESSSSAEPPQSSSSEAKSSSSTNPWGPKSSSSKGEVDCNANPFDPSCHGMAIAAELQNDFGLSVYRSSDNYIVVGGAQGMSITVFNSLGHQVRTTRGLGAVQKVYTGAKGVYIVKVGGKSFKVKL, encoded by the coding sequence ATGAATTACAAAAAGATTTCTATTGCTGCGCTGATTGCCATGGGTTCTTCCATGGTTTTTGCTCAGGATGCTGAAATTGCCACTTGGGCAGGCTTCCGCAAGGCTGCCGTTTCCTTCACGTTTGACGATGGCCCGCAAAGCGATGTAGGTGTTGCTTTGCCCATGTTCGAGAAGTACGGCTATAAGGCGACCTTTAACATTGTTACAGGTTGGGTTGGCGGACAAGGAATGATTAGTTGGGATGGAGTGAAACAACTAGCCTCTTCTGGTCACGAAATCGCAAGCCATAGTGACAGTCATCCCAATGGACAACCGATGCCCGGTAACGAAATTGCATCGTCCAAGCAGACTCTTAACAGCAAGGTTCAGCAGAAATACGGCTGTATTACGCTGGCTTACCCGAACTGCGATACCCCGGGTGACTCCCAGGTTCTTCAGAATTACGTTGTCGGAAGAATTTGTAACGGAAGCTGGAAGGGCGGCTCCGATATTATGGGCAAAGATGGTCCGAACAACTGGGCTGCCGTTTCTGCGCTCATGACCGGTAATCAGGGAACCAGCGATTTTAAGGGCAATATGCAAAAGGCCGTTCAACAAGGCGGTTGGGTTGCATTCCTGACGCACGGCTTTACAACGGGCACAAACGGCTATGCGACTTACTCTCCGACCGATGCTAGCACTATGGAAGGCTCCCTCCAGTATGCCCAGCAGAACGACAAGGACATTTGGGTGGCTCCGATGGGTCACGTTGCCATGTACATCAAGGAACGTAAGGCCGCCAAGGTTGACGTTTCTAACAGCGGCAGCTCCACTACGGTTAAGCTGACTCACAACATTAAGGACAACATTTCCAATTATGACTACCCGCTGACTTTGAAGGTCAAGACGAGCCTCTCCAAGGCCGAAGTCACGCAGGCCGGTGCCAAGCTCGAATCCAAGATTGATGGCGGCTATGTCTACTTCGACGCCGTGCCGAACGCAGGTGACATCGTGATCGCTGGCGAAGGTGCTGGTCCTTCTCCGGAATCTTCCAGCAGCGCAGAACCGCCGCAGTCTTCTTCTAGCGAAGCCAAGAGCTCTTCTTCTACGAATCCGTGGGGTCCGAAGTCCTCTTCCAGCAAGGGCGAAGTGGATTGCAACGCTAATCCGTTCGACCCTTCTTGCCATGGCATGGCTATTGCTGCCGAACTTCAGAACGACTTCGGTCTCTCTGTCTACAGATCCTCTGACAACTACATCGTGGTCGGTGGCGCTCAGGGCATGAGCATTACCGTGTTCAACAGCCTCGGTCACCAGGTGCGTACCACTCGCGGTCTCGGTGCCGTGCAGAAGGTCTATACCGGAGCCAAGGGCGTGTACATTGTCAAGGTGGGCGGCAAGTCCTTTAAGGTCAAGCTTTAA
- a CDS encoding DEAD/DEAH box helicase, translating to MLFSELPLANPLQRAIRAVGYEQPTPIQEKSIPSLLEGKDLLGIAQTGTGKTAAFALPILQLLLDSGKFRAPKTCRALILLPTRELAIQVEECFKQYAQFTAISTACIFGGVSDVSQKRNLIRGVDVLVATPGRLLDLINQKAVSLKTLEFFVLDEADRMLDMGFIHDIRKVVALLPQNRQNLFFSATMPEDITKLAATILRPNPVRVEVAPQSTPIERIHQELYRIDKRRKGALLKELLLAHPEMKKVLVFSRTKHGADKITRVLEKAGIKCAAIHGNKSQNRRQQALGNFKCEQIRVLVATDIAARGIDVDDVSHVFNYDLPDVPETFVHRIGRTARAGKDGIAISFCAPDEEQDLRAIEKLTRISIPEGDKAIYEKLPPQQKETPESEMRNARGRGFPRREQQNHGKPNRDNNNQPKHGHGKNRPQQNRPQNQPQNEKRPAPKSEGVQQANPQDQLGRRTIGKNRPGSRARKRMREAAEAARRAQGN from the coding sequence ATGCTTTTTTCAGAACTTCCCCTGGCAAACCCTTTGCAGCGCGCAATTCGCGCTGTCGGCTACGAACAACCCACCCCGATTCAAGAAAAATCAATTCCGAGTTTGTTGGAAGGTAAGGATCTTTTGGGGATTGCTCAGACGGGTACGGGGAAGACGGCGGCTTTTGCGCTCCCGATTCTGCAGTTGTTGCTGGATTCCGGCAAATTCCGTGCACCCAAGACCTGCCGCGCTTTGATTCTTTTGCCCACGCGCGAACTTGCCATTCAGGTAGAAGAATGCTTTAAGCAGTATGCCCAATTTACGGCGATTTCGACCGCCTGCATTTTCGGCGGCGTGAGCGACGTGAGCCAAAAGCGCAACCTGATTCGCGGCGTTGATGTTCTGGTCGCGACTCCGGGCCGCCTGCTCGATTTGATCAACCAGAAGGCGGTATCCCTGAAGACATTGGAATTCTTCGTGCTCGACGAAGCGGACCGCATGCTTGACATGGGGTTCATTCATGATATCCGCAAGGTGGTGGCGCTGTTGCCGCAGAATCGTCAGAATCTGTTCTTTAGCGCGACCATGCCCGAAGACATTACAAAGCTTGCCGCGACAATCCTGCGCCCGAACCCAGTGAGGGTGGAGGTGGCGCCGCAGAGCACTCCGATCGAGCGTATTCACCAGGAACTCTACCGCATCGACAAACGCCGTAAAGGCGCGCTCCTCAAGGAACTGCTGCTCGCTCACCCCGAAATGAAAAAGGTGCTGGTCTTTAGCCGCACCAAGCACGGCGCCGACAAGATTACCCGCGTGCTTGAAAAGGCGGGCATCAAGTGTGCCGCCATTCACGGCAACAAGAGCCAGAACCGCAGGCAACAGGCTTTAGGAAACTTCAAGTGCGAACAGATTCGTGTGCTGGTGGCCACCGACATTGCCGCCCGCGGAATCGACGTGGACGACGTGTCGCATGTGTTCAATTACGACTTGCCCGACGTTCCCGAAACATTCGTGCACCGTATCGGCCGTACCGCCCGCGCGGGTAAAGATGGCATCGCGATTTCGTTCTGCGCTCCTGACGAAGAACAGGATTTACGCGCCATCGAAAAGCTGACCCGAATCAGCATTCCCGAAGGCGACAAGGCGATTTACGAAAAGCTCCCGCCCCAGCAAAAAGAAACTCCCGAAAGCGAAATGCGCAATGCCCGCGGTCGCGGATTCCCGCGCCGCGAACAACAGAATCATGGCAAGCCGAACCGCGACAATAATAATCAGCCCAAGCACGGTCACGGAAAGAATCGCCCGCAGCAAAATCGCCCGCAGAATCAACCGCAAAACGAAAAACGCCCCGCTCCAAAGAGCGAAGGCGTTCAACAAGCGAATCCGCAGGATCAGCTCGGGCGCCGCACCATCGGGAAAAACCGTCCCGGCTCGCGTGCCCGCAAGCGCATGCGCGAGGCTGCCGAGGCCGCTCGCCGCGCTCAAGGCAATTAA